GAGCGGCGAGACGGCGCGGATGCAATGCAGCGCGCCGACCAGGTTGACGCTCAGCATGTCATGGATGACGTCCAGCGACTGCTCGTGGAACAGCGCCATCTTGTCCCGCGCGCTCCCGCCGGCGCAGTTGACCAGGATGTCGATCCGGCTGAAGCGCCGCAGCACCTGATCGACCGCCGCGGCGACGGCTTCGTAGCATCGCACGTCGACGGCGAAGGCGGCGCCTCCGTTGCCGGTCTCGCGCAGCATGTCCACGGTCCGTTCGGCAGCCTGCGACGTGACGTCAAACACCGCCACCCTGGCCCCGTCACCGGCGAGATGGCGACAGATGGCCCTTCCGATCGCGCCGCCGCCGCCCGTGACGATCGCCACCTTCTCGGTCAGTGACATGACGACTGCCTTTCTCCGTATCCCGCCGCCGCCAGCAGTGTTTCCTGCACCAGCAGCTCGTGTTTGTAGTCGAACGGATTGACTTTCGCGCCCCGGATGATCTCCGCGAACTCCCGGAGTTGCGGAGCATAGCGGTCACCCATTGGACCGCAATCGACCTGGTGGGTGCCGGCCTCGTGACCGGGCACGGCATGTTTCAGGGTCAGCCGCGCGGTGAGCGGTTGGGTCTCGTATCGGCCGCCCGGCGCCTCCAGCGGACAGATCTCCACCGTGCCCTCGGTCCCGCAGACGATCAGCCGCCGGTGCTGCATGCCGTCGACCTCCTCGACCGACACGCGAAGGGTGGCGGTAGCATGCTCGTATTCGAGCACCGCCAGCCCGTTGTCGATGAGGCCGTCGTCGCGGGTGCGTTTCAGAAACGGCACAACCCGATCCGGCCGGCCGAGCATCGTCACCACGACGTCCACCAGGTATCCGGCGAAGATGAACATGGCGCCGCCTTTGAACTGCGCCAGCCAGCGGCGATAGGCGGCGTTGTCGCCGTCGTAGCGGCTCATCACCGCATGGATCTCGAAGATCTCCCCCAGCCAGCCGGCACGCACCGCGCCGATCGCAAAGCGGATCGCCGGATTGTAGCGGTACGCATAGGCAAGCTGAATGGCGAGGCCCTTTTGTTCGCAGGTCTCGAGCAATCGGCGGAAGGCCGGAAACGACTCCCCGCCGGGCTTGTCCAGGTGGACGTGCAGGCCGCGTTCCGCGCAGCGCTGCGCCGTCGGAACGAGTTCGAAGCCGTCGGTCTCCACCGCGACCGCATCCAGATGGGGCATGGCCAGAAGCTCGTCTTCGGAAACCCATTCCAGCCCGCGGTAACACGGCAAGCCGCCGCGTCTTTCCTTCCACTCCGGATCGGCCTCGGCGACGCCGACGATCTCGAAGAGATCGGGGAGCTTGCGCAGCGATTCCATGTTGCCCTCGGCATGGTTGTGTCCGATGCCGATCTGCCCGATCCTGATGCGCTTTCCGCTCATGCCGTGTTCCACTCCGTCCAGGACCTGCTGCGCGCCTTTCACTGTCTTTCAGCCGGCGCTCCGATGCCGCACAGGTGTGTGGTCCAGCACTGTAGTTCACGCGCGGTGCAGTGTCCAGCGTCGAGCCGCCTCTGCCGCGCGCTCTGATGCTGATGCAGGCCCTGGTCGCTCCGGGGGCCCGGTGCCGGTTTGCCGGTGGACAGGTTGCCGGCCGGTCTTGCCTGTCCCCTCACACAAACGCCTTGCCCCCGTGTTCTCGATATGGGGCTCTTCTCCCGGAAGGTGAGCAGAACTGAAGGGGCGGATGTGAGCTGACATCGGCGCCGTTTTTCTGTATCCAGTTGTTCGTCAAAGACTTCTGGAACAGGAAGGAGCGCCGGTGTCGGGCCTCAGTACAGCACGCTATCACCCCTGGAACCGAGTGGTCGTCAGCCGCCAGAGCGTCAGCGCCCAGGGACACCTCGCCGTCCTCGACCTGGGGCCCGACGAGCGCTTCTCCCCCCTGTGCAGCCGATGCAGGCAGCGGGTCTCCCGCACCTGCTCCCACGAGGTCCGTGCCGTGCGCGACCTCAACATGGCCTCGGCGCGTTCGCCGTGCTTGCCGGGGCGCCTACTCGGACGCTGCGGCCGGTTCGCGCGCGATCAGGGCCACGCCCTTGCGTTGGAGCAGGTCGCCCTGGGCGCGGTAGAGGGCGGCGAGGGCGGAGGCGTAGTCGGTGCGGGCGCCGATTTCGTCCCGCTCGGCGGCCGCCAGGTCCTGCTGGGCGCTCAGGAGGTCCAGGGCGTCCGAGAGGCCCAGGTCGAAGCTCCGCTCCTCGGCCTTCAGGAGCTGCTCGGCCAGCTCCCGGGCCTCGACCGCCCGCGTGATCCGCGCCTCGGCCGCCCGCAGGGACTCCAGGGCGTCGGCGATCTCGCGCGTGATCTGCTCGAGCACGTCCGCCTGCTGCACCAGCGCGATCCGCCGCTGGATCACGGCGATCCGGTGCCGGGCACGCGCCGATCGGTTCGGGAAGGGCCACTCGACGCGCAGCCCGGCCCGCCAGCTCCCGTAGCGCCCGTCCCGGATGTCGCCCGTGCCGTCGGAGAGGTCGTCGCCCAGGCCGGCCAGGCTGTATTCACCGAATGCCTGCAGCGTCGGCAGGCGCTGGTTCTCCGCATGTCGCTCGGTCAGATCGGCGTTGGCGATCGCCAGGTTCGCCTGCCTGTAGTCCGGCCGCTCCTGCGCGGCGACGGCCAGCGCGTCGGCCAGCGTCGTCCGGAAGCCGACGTCCGGCGGGGCGTCCACAAGCTCGAACTCGGCCGACTCCGAGGCGCCGTCCAGCACGCCCATCAGTTGCAGGAGCCGGTTCCTGGTCTGGCTGACCCGGTTCTCGGCGCTCACGATGTCCACCGACCGGGAGGCCGCGCGCGCCTTCGCGCGCGTCACCTCGATCAGCGCCACGTCGCCCGCCCGGTGGCGTCCCTCAGCCCGCTTCACGAGACGGTCGGCGCTGTCGCGTTCCTTGCGCCGCACCTCCAGGTCCGCCAGCGCGTAGGTCAGGTCCCAGTAGGCCTCCTCCACCTCAAGGAGCGTCCGCATCGCCGTGTCACGGAATCCCTCCTCCGTCACGAGCAGGTTGTTGCGCGCGATGGTCACCTGCGTACGGTTGATCCCCACGCCGCCGTCCTTCAGCAGGTCCTGGCTGATGCCCAGCGTCACGCCCGGGCTGTACTGGGGGTTCAGGACGCTCGTGTGGGTCCGGTCGCGCATGTAGCGGCTCGACGCCCTCAGCTCCAGCTCCGTGCCCGTGACCATGCGCCTGCGCAGCCCCATGGACACGTCGGCGTCGGACGTCTCGGTGCGCGTCACAGGCACACCCGCCACGGGCGTGTCGCTGCGGCCGACGCCGGCCTCGGCAAAGAGGTTGACGTCGAACTCGCCCTCCGCCTGCATGATGCCGGCCTCCGACGACTCCGTCCGAAGCTGGGCCACCCGGATGTCCTTGTTCGCCGCCAGCGCGCGGAGGAAGCACTCCTGTAGTGTCAGCCGGGCCGGCAGGGCCGGGACGCCCTCCACCGCCTCGGGCAGTGCTGCATCATGCGGAGGCCTGGCGCCGGCCGCAGCGGTGCACAGCAGGCAGGCCAGGCCAACGACGAGGCCGCAGACGGCGCATGCGTGCCGTTTCGTTCGTACGGCCACCGGATTCGGTCCTTCAGGATGTCGAGTCATGTGTGGTCCTCTGCGTTTGTTCACTCCCTGCGCACGGCCTCGGCCGGATCGATGCGCGCCGCCTGCCAGGCCGGGAAGATGCCGAACGTCAGCCCCACCGCTCCGCTCACGCAGAGCGCCAGCAGCACGAACCCCGGCGCGATCAGCACGCGCCAGCCCGTATAGAGCGCAATGGCCTTCACCAGCGCCCAGCCGACGGCCAGGCCCAGAAGACCGCCCAGCGCGCTCACGCACACCGCCTCGGTCACGAAGTGCAGCAGGATGTCCTTCCGGCTCGCGCCGACCGCACGCCGGATGCCGATCTCGCGCGTGCGCTCGCTCACGCCGGCCAGCATGATGTTCATGATGCCGATGCCGCCCACAAGCAGCGAGATGCCGGCGATGGCGCCCATGACCATGTTGAAGACGCGCTGGGTCGCCTGCGCCTGCTCCAGCAGCTCCTGGGGCACCATCACGCTGAAATCGTCCGCCTCGCGGTGCCGAAGAGAGACCACGCGGTGGATGGCGGCGGCCGACTCGCGCAGCAGGTCCTCGTCGTCGATGGTCAGGCTGATCTCGGTCAGTTCGCTCACGTAGCGCTCGTGCGCGAAGGTGTAGATCGCCGCCGTCACCGGCACGTAGACGTCGTAGTTCGAGTCGGCGACGCTGAGTGCCTTCACCTTGCCCTCCACCATGTGGCGGGGCGACATCACGCCGACGATGACGTACGGGGAGAAGCCGACCGAGATCACCTCCCCGACCGCCTTCCCCTCCTCGCCGAACAGGTCCCGCCGCACGGCCTCGCCCAGGACGCAGACCTTGTTGACGTTCGTCACGTCGGCGGCCTCCAGAAACCGCCCGGCGGCCACCGGCCAGTCCATCGGCACGATGAACTCGTCGGTCGTGCCCACCACGCGCGCGTGCGCCGCCTCGGCCTGACCGCGCGTGACGCTCGCCTCCACGGTGCGCACGGGCACGGACGAGACGACGGTGGGGACGATCTCTTTGAGCGCCTTCGCGTCGTCGATCGAGAGGCCCCAGGAGCCCTGACGGCGGGCCTCCAGGAGCTTCTCGCCTTCCAGGGCGGCGTCGCTGACACGGATGTTATTGATGCCGAGCTGGCGGATCTGGTCCAGCGCCTCCTCCTTCGCGCCGGCGCCGATGCCCGACATGGCGATCACCGCCGCCACGCCGAACATGACGCCCAGCACGCTCAGGAGCGTGCGCAGCCGGTGCCGCGCCAGACCGTCCACCAGGGCCGTCGAGAGTATGTCGTTCCAGCGCATGCTAAGCTCCCTGGCCTGGGGCGGGTTGGTCCTCCGACGGCTCGCCGGCAAGCTGCTCGGTCGACTCTGCCGTGAAGGTATCCGAATGGATCCGGCCGTCCACGATGTGCAGCACGCGCCGGCAGCGGCTCACGATGCTGTGGTCGTGGCTGACCATGGCGATCGTGATGCCCTCGCGGTGCAGGTCGATCAGCAGGTCGAGCACCTCGTGCGCCGTGTGCGAGTCCAGGTTGCCGGTCGGCTCGTCAGCGAAGAGCACCCTCGGCTCGCCGACCAGCGCGCGGGCGATGCCGGCCCGCTGCGCCTGGCCGCCGCTCAGTTCCGCCGGCCGGTGCGTGAGCCGGTCGCCCAGGCCGACGCGCTCCGCCATCTCGGCGGCGCGCCGTCGCCTCTGGGCACGCGCCACACCCTGGTAGGCGAGCGGCAGCGCGATGTTCTCCACCACGTCCAGCCGCTGCAGAAGGTTGAACGACTGGAACACGAACCCGACCACCGAACTGCGCACGCGCGACAGCTCCCGGTCTTCCAGCGCCGCCACGTCCCGACCGTCCAGGCGGTAGACGCCCCCGCTCGGGCGGTCCAGACAGCCCATGATGTGCAGCAGCGTCGACTTGCCCGAGCCGGACGGCCCGGCGATCCCGACGAACTCGCCTTCGTCGATCTTCAGGCTGACGTCGTCCACCGCGCGCACTTGCACGCCGCCGCGCACGCCGTAGACCTTGCTCAGCCCCTCGACCTCGATCAGACTACCCATGAGATGCTCCCTCGCTGGATGTTGCCTCGCCCTCCCCCGCCGGAGTCGCGGCCGCACCCTCCGGCAGCGGGAACACCTCCACCATCGCCGACATGCCAATGCACAACGGCGGCTCTTCGTCCAATGCCACGACCACCTGGAACAGCCGCCCATCCCGCACGCGCGTCTCCCCGACGTACTGCCGCGTCCAGTGCGCGAGCTCGGGCCAGGCGACGACGTCCGTGACGCGGCCGCTGAACGTCCGCCCGGGCACACCCGCCAGCGTCAGACGCGCCGGCGCGCCCCGCCGGACCTTGAAGTAGTCCGATTCGTCCAGCATGGCGTGGACGGCAGCCTGCTCCATGTCGGCGATACCCATGAAATGCCAGCCCTGCTGCAACTCGGAGCCCTTCTCGGCCCAGCACCACGCCACGAGGCCGTTGACCGGAGAGACGATCTCGGCCCGGCCAGCCTTGCGGAGGCGACGCTCGGCCTGCGCACGGTAAGCTTCGAGCCGGGCGCCTGCCGTCTGGAGCTCGGCTTCGGCTTCTCTGACGTCAAGCTCGGCCAGCGCACGGGTTCGGGCAAGGGCGGCGCGCGCACGCTTCAGCCCGGCTCGGGCCGCCACGCGCTCCAACGCCGCCGCGCCCGCCAGGATGTCCTGCAGAATGGCGTCCTTCTCGGCAAGCGTGGCCTCCGCGCGTCCCACCTGAAGCTCGGCCTGACGCACGTCGGCCGCACGCGCATTGCCCTCGGCAACGAGATCTGCGCAGGATTCCAGCCTACGCTTCGCCCATTCCAGTTGCCATTCGGCCTCGGACCGCTCGTTCTCCGCGTGGATGCGCTCCCGCGCCTCTGGTCGCGAGGCCAGCTCCTCGACGCCCAGTTGGGCGAGCGTGACGTCCGCCTCGGCTTCCGCTACGAGGAGCGGGACGAGTTCCTCCTTGAGGTGCACCTCGATCTCGGACGCTCGCCGAAGGACCTCCAGCCTGGCCAACTCGCTGGCGTCCTGCGCCCGCCAGTCCACCGCCAGGTCGGGGACGAGCGTTGCGACCACCTCCCCCTCTTTGACAGGAGTGCCTGCCGGAACAACCGAGATCAGTCTCCCCTGGAAGGGACAGCGTATCTGATGCGTCGATTCCGCCGCAAGGCGGCCCCGCAGAAGCAATGCCGGTCGACCAAGCCGGCTGTCCGGCACCCGGTGCACGGGCTCCCACGCCGCCGCGTCGTCGGGTCCAGGGAAGATGCGCACGTCGGCCTTCATGCCCGGCCGCACACGCCGGCCGGCGTCACTCACCGCCACCAGCACACAGCCTTCGCTGTCGAGGATCTGGGTAGCGGTCTCCGCAGTCTCCCGCCGCGACGTCGACACTAACGCAAGCACGGACTCTACGGCGCCACGGTAGACGGTATCGGGCACACCGGGAAAGCCGATCTCGGCGCGGTCCCCCTCCTTCACGCGGAGCAGCTCCTCCTCGGGGACCTTCGCGGCGACCCGCACTTGACCCGGATCGACGACGGACGCAATCCTCTGCCCGTAGAACACGGGAGCGCCGGGCCCGAACCGCTGACCTTCCATGTGGAGCCAGTAGCCGTCTCGATCTCCGTAGAGGATCTCCCCCGCTGCGGGGGCGCGGACCGTCAAGGCTTGCGTGCGTTTGAGGCTCAGTTCATATTCGCGCTTCGCCTGGCCGACTCCTTTCTCCCGGCTGGCGTCACAGAGCAAGCGCCGGCGCTCAGACTCGAGCTGCGCTCGCAACTCGGCCGCCTTCAGCCTCGTCCGGAGCTTCTCCACGTTCGCGGCCGCCTTCTCCTCCTCGAAGCAAGAGCCCTGCGAACGCAGCCAATCGCCGAGGCTCTGCAGGTAAGCCGCGTCGGCCGTCCTGCTTTCGCAGCCATGCCGGGCCGTCATCAGTTCTGTCTCGGAGCAGAGACCTTCTGCACTGAGCTGGACCATTCGGTCCAACCGATCCTTGGCCTCCGTCCGTCGGGCCTCGTTCTCGGCGACCCGCGCGTCGAGTTGCGCCACGTCCACGGCACACGGGAGGGCCTGGAGAGCGGCCAGGTGCTGCTCCGCACCACGCAGGTCCGTGCGGGCCGCGAGCACGGCGGCCCGCAGATCCCCCAACGCGGCAGCCGCCTCCGCCTCGGTCCGACGCGCAACGGCCTCCGCCTGGCGCAACAGTCGCTCCTTGTCGCGCTGTTCGTCTTCAAGCCACGGGGTCTGGAGTTCCGCGATCACGTCGCCCGCCTGCACGCGGCTCCACTCGGGGACGATTCTGGTGATCGTCGGCGCGAACGCTCCGTTCAACTCGACGTTCCAGAAGACGTCTCGCGGTTCAATGGCCTCGGCCGTTCCCTCGGCGGTGATGACCGCTGGCAGAGCGACGTCAGCGGCCGGCGCACCTCCACCGCCCTGGCCCTGCCCAAGGGCCAGGATCAGCGACAACGCTGCCGCCACGCATGCCATTCTCTGCTGGAACAACGCCCCCACGAGTTCACTCCTCGGGGTTCAGCAGGATCCATTCCCCTTCGGCGAGCCCGCCGCGGATCACCGCAGTCGAGCTGTCCGCCGCCAGGACGTCGACCGATCGAGTTTCCCGGGTGCCGCCGGTCCAGATGACGACCTTGCCGTCGCGAAGGCACGCCCTCGGAACGATCAGGCCGTCAGCGTGCGCCACCTCTATGGAGGCGTCCCCCGTCATGTACGGCCGCATGTTCGGGGGCACGGCGTCCAGTTTGATCTCCACCTCAAGGTACTGCAC
This is a stretch of genomic DNA from Candidatus Brocadiaceae bacterium. It encodes these proteins:
- a CDS encoding SDR family oxidoreductase codes for the protein MSLTEKVAIVTGGGGAIGRAICRHLAGDGARVAVFDVTSQAAERTVDMLRETGNGGAAFAVDVRCYEAVAAAVDQVLRRFSRIDILVNCAGGSARDKMALFHEQSLDVIHDMLSVNLVGALHCIRAVSPLMVAAKQGAIINVTSIVARGGKKRCVEYGAAKGGLIAATRSLALELGAHNVTVNCVSPGLVQRDPIEDAAAFAHRFSAVNRVCTQDDVARAVLFLAQPESDFITGQELAVDGGRSLGLKGDS
- a CDS encoding Gfo/Idh/MocA family oxidoreductase, coding for MSGKRIRIGQIGIGHNHAEGNMESLRKLPDLFEIVGVAEADPEWKERRGGLPCYRGLEWVSEDELLAMPHLDAVAVETDGFELVPTAQRCAERGLHVHLDKPGGESFPAFRRLLETCEQKGLAIQLAYAYRYNPAIRFAIGAVRAGWLGEIFEIHAVMSRYDGDNAAYRRWLAQFKGGAMFIFAGYLVDVVVTMLGRPDRVVPFLKRTRDDGLIDNGLAVLEYEHATATLRVSVEEVDGMQHRRLIVCGTEGTVEICPLEAPGGRYETQPLTARLTLKHAVPGHEAGTHQVDCGPMGDRYAPQLREFAEIIRGAKVNPFDYKHELLVQETLLAAAGYGERQSSCH
- a CDS encoding TolC family protein, with protein sequence MAVRTKRHACAVCGLVVGLACLLCTAAAGARPPHDAALPEAVEGVPALPARLTLQECFLRALAANKDIRVAQLRTESSEAGIMQAEGEFDVNLFAEAGVGRSDTPVAGVPVTRTETSDADVSMGLRRRMVTGTELELRASSRYMRDRTHTSVLNPQYSPGVTLGISQDLLKDGGVGINRTQVTIARNNLLVTEEGFRDTAMRTLLEVEEAYWDLTYALADLEVRRKERDSADRLVKRAEGRHRAGDVALIEVTRAKARAASRSVDIVSAENRVSQTRNRLLQLMGVLDGASESAEFELVDAPPDVGFRTTLADALAVAAQERPDYRQANLAIANADLTERHAENQRLPTLQAFGEYSLAGLGDDLSDGTGDIRDGRYGSWRAGLRVEWPFPNRSARARHRIAVIQRRIALVQQADVLEQITREIADALESLRAAEARITRAVEARELAEQLLKAEERSFDLGLSDALDLLSAQQDLAAAERDEIGARTDYASALAALYRAQGDLLQRKGVALIAREPAAASE
- a CDS encoding FtsX-like permease family protein, with protein sequence MRWNDILSTALVDGLARHRLRTLLSVLGVMFGVAAVIAMSGIGAGAKEEALDQIRQLGINNIRVSDAALEGEKLLEARRQGSWGLSIDDAKALKEIVPTVVSSVPVRTVEASVTRGQAEAAHARVVGTTDEFIVPMDWPVAAGRFLEAADVTNVNKVCVLGEAVRRDLFGEEGKAVGEVISVGFSPYVIVGVMSPRHMVEGKVKALSVADSNYDVYVPVTAAIYTFAHERYVSELTEISLTIDDEDLLRESAAAIHRVVSLRHREADDFSVMVPQELLEQAQATQRVFNMVMGAIAGISLLVGGIGIMNIMLAGVSERTREIGIRRAVGASRKDILLHFVTEAVCVSALGGLLGLAVGWALVKAIALYTGWRVLIAPGFVLLALCVSGAVGLTFGIFPAWQAARIDPAEAVRRE
- a CDS encoding ABC transporter ATP-binding protein — encoded protein: MGSLIEVEGLSKVYGVRGGVQVRAVDDVSLKIDEGEFVGIAGPSGSGKSTLLHIMGCLDRPSGGVYRLDGRDVAALEDRELSRVRSSVVGFVFQSFNLLQRLDVVENIALPLAYQGVARAQRRRRAAEMAERVGLGDRLTHRPAELSGGQAQRAGIARALVGEPRVLFADEPTGNLDSHTAHEVLDLLIDLHREGITIAMVSHDHSIVSRCRRVLHIVDGRIHSDTFTAESTEQLAGEPSEDQPAPGQGA
- a CDS encoding HlyD family efflux transporter periplasmic adaptor subunit → MAAALSLILALGQGQGGGGAPAADVALPAVITAEGTAEAIEPRDVFWNVELNGAFAPTITRIVPEWSRVQAGDVIAELQTPWLEDEQRDKERLLRQAEAVARRTEAEAAAALGDLRAAVLAARTDLRGAEQHLAALQALPCAVDVAQLDARVAENEARRTEAKDRLDRMVQLSAEGLCSETELMTARHGCESRTADAAYLQSLGDWLRSQGSCFEEEKAAANVEKLRTRLKAAELRAQLESERRRLLCDASREKGVGQAKREYELSLKRTQALTVRAPAAGEILYGDRDGYWLHMEGQRFGPGAPVFYGQRIASVVDPGQVRVAAKVPEEELLRVKEGDRAEIGFPGVPDTVYRGAVESVLALVSTSRRETAETATQILDSEGCVLVAVSDAGRRVRPGMKADVRIFPGPDDAAAWEPVHRVPDSRLGRPALLLRGRLAAESTHQIRCPFQGRLISVVPAGTPVKEGEVVATLVPDLAVDWRAQDASELARLEVLRRASEIEVHLKEELVPLLVAEAEADVTLAQLGVEELASRPEARERIHAENERSEAEWQLEWAKRRLESCADLVAEGNARAADVRQAELQVGRAEATLAEKDAILQDILAGAAALERVAARAGLKRARAALARTRALAELDVREAEAELQTAGARLEAYRAQAERRLRKAGRAEIVSPVNGLVAWCWAEKGSELQQGWHFMGIADMEQAAVHAMLDESDYFKVRRGAPARLTLAGVPGRTFSGRVTDVVAWPELAHWTRQYVGETRVRDGRLFQVVVALDEEPPLCIGMSAMVEVFPLPEGAAATPAGEGEATSSEGASHG